A stretch of the Proteus sp. ZN5 genome encodes the following:
- a CDS encoding ATP-grasp domain-containing protein: MQIIYPDDYSKTGKPDEAFEQEYLCAQALNIHCLLLSSEDMALGKYKFSHPFKSDSPVIWRGWMLNKDEYQQLYHAVNTHGGQMLETPEDYIQNHHITGWYEACKEFTPKTVFTTENTDFKSLTSLLQWPAYFVKDYVKSLTTTRGSIAKNANEIKEILKLIAQFRGNVEGGVSLRYVEEFLNDSERRYFVLNKKIFSADDEIPEFVKKVAQQVNTPFYSIDVVKNTEGKLRLVEIGDGQVSDIKEWSVENLTKSFLLSGI, encoded by the coding sequence ATGCAAATAATTTACCCTGACGATTATTCAAAAACAGGCAAACCTGATGAAGCCTTTGAACAGGAATATCTTTGTGCTCAAGCGCTAAATATTCATTGTTTGTTACTCTCGTCAGAAGATATGGCATTAGGTAAATATAAGTTTTCACATCCTTTTAAATCAGATTCTCCCGTTATTTGGCGTGGATGGATGCTAAATAAAGACGAATATCAACAGTTATATCATGCTGTTAATACTCATGGTGGGCAAATGCTTGAAACCCCTGAGGATTATATTCAAAATCACCACATAACAGGTTGGTATGAAGCGTGTAAAGAGTTCACACCAAAAACAGTGTTCACAACTGAGAATACTGACTTTAAAAGTTTAACTAGCCTACTTCAATGGCCAGCCTACTTTGTGAAAGACTATGTGAAATCTTTAACAACCACGAGAGGTTCTATTGCCAAAAATGCTAATGAAATTAAAGAGATACTAAAACTTATTGCACAGTTTAGAGGTAATGTTGAAGGTGGTGTAAGCCTTCGCTATGTTGAGGAATTTCTTAATGATAGTGAGCGTCGATATTTTGTTTTAAATAAGAAAATATTCTCTGCTGATGATGAAATTCCTGAGTTTGTGAAGAAAGTAGCACAACAAGTAAACACGCCTTTTTATTCCATTGATGTAGTCAAAAATACAGAGGGAAAATTGCGATTAGTTGAAATTGGCGATGGACAAGTTTCCGATATTAAAGAGTGGTCAGTTGAAAATTTGACTAAGTCTTTTCTCTTATCTGGTATCTGA
- a CDS encoding carbohydrate porin has product MKVTALSVVISLILATPLCANAQTDISAIEARLNALEQRATAAEARASAAEQKAARLEQLINSNSLSQDKKAMNHVTTVNMEQRIAILEKQSDEAQAKVNIAQTQLNEIQQKQSSLFASTKNKEGTGFFSTNTSWGDLKLYGDVEYNIDAASKKGQLTSMRMMPGNQKDFDDNEKWSLNGRILIGVDGERELKNGNYAGFRVQPMADMTGKMNLDDAVFYFGQRDKWQYKIGRYEAYDMFPLNQDTFVEYSGNTANDLYGDGFGYIYMMKEGRGRSSDGGSMMVNTHYNDWYFELNALVEDGTSVFKDGEYHGRKLDNRKNVIYMRPVVAWQKDNLTIASAIEANVISKAYGYDDENGKFQDQSQRTGYGLTVKWDTLTDDPINGIVANLSAAYLDAKGENDFSIGSNVLWHKFQLGYIYAHNDIKAYYQKSENSSGQNDSYLTLNPGKYNINTVFTSYELPNILDMDNFKTYLGAYYSRIDGKDNINVHSSDKDRYGARIRFKYLF; this is encoded by the coding sequence ATGAAAGTAACAGCATTATCTGTTGTGATAAGTTTAATACTCGCTACGCCATTATGCGCAAACGCACAAACCGACATAAGTGCAATAGAAGCAAGGTTAAATGCCCTTGAACAACGTGCAACTGCTGCGGAAGCTAGAGCCAGTGCTGCAGAACAAAAAGCGGCTCGCCTTGAGCAATTAATTAATTCCAACAGTTTATCTCAAGATAAGAAAGCAATGAATCATGTTACAACTGTCAACATGGAGCAACGCATTGCTATATTAGAAAAGCAATCTGATGAGGCTCAAGCAAAAGTAAACATTGCACAAACTCAACTTAATGAAATCCAACAAAAACAATCCTCTTTGTTTGCTAGTACGAAAAATAAAGAAGGTACAGGCTTTTTCTCTACTAATACAAGTTGGGGTGATCTCAAATTGTACGGTGACGTGGAATATAATATCGATGCTGCTAGTAAGAAAGGGCAACTAACATCGATGAGAATGATGCCCGGCAATCAAAAAGATTTTGATGATAATGAAAAATGGTCTCTTAATGGGCGTATTTTAATTGGTGTGGATGGTGAACGAGAATTAAAAAACGGTAATTATGCTGGTTTTCGTGTTCAGCCAATGGCTGACATGACGGGTAAAATGAATCTAGATGATGCTGTTTTCTACTTTGGTCAACGTGATAAATGGCAATATAAAATTGGTCGCTATGAAGCTTACGATATGTTCCCACTGAATCAAGATACATTTGTTGAGTATTCAGGTAATACAGCAAATGATTTATATGGTGATGGTTTTGGCTATATCTATATGATGAAAGAGGGGCGTGGTCGTAGTAGTGATGGTGGTAGCATGATGGTTAACACTCATTACAACGACTGGTATTTTGAGCTAAATGCTTTAGTTGAAGATGGAACTTCTGTTTTCAAAGATGGTGAGTATCACGGGCGTAAACTTGATAATCGTAAAAATGTTATTTATATGCGACCTGTTGTTGCATGGCAAAAAGATAACTTAACAATTGCAAGTGCGATAGAAGCAAACGTAATAAGTAAAGCCTATGGCTATGATGATGAAAATGGAAAATTTCAAGATCAATCGCAACGTACAGGTTATGGCTTAACTGTAAAATGGGACACTTTAACTGATGATCCTATTAATGGCATTGTTGCAAATTTAAGTGCTGCTTATCTTGATGCTAAAGGTGAAAATGATTTTTCTATTGGTAGTAATGTCTTATGGCACAAATTTCAACTTGGTTATATTTATGCTCATAATGATATCAAAGCTTACTATCAAAAAAGCGAAAATAGCAGTGGTCAAAATGACTCCTATTTAACGCTCAATCCTGGCAAGTACAATATCAACACTGTATTTACTTCTTATGAACTGCCAAATATTTTAGATATGGATAATTTTAAAACCTATTTAGGTGCTTATTATTCACGTATAGATGGTAAAGACAATATTAATGTGCATAGCAGTGATAAAGATCGTTACGGTGCCCGTATCCGCTTTAAATATCTATTTTAA